One window from the genome of Nicotiana sylvestris chromosome 9, ASM39365v2, whole genome shotgun sequence encodes:
- the LOC104218791 gene encoding vacuolar protein sorting-associated protein 51 homolog codes for MLAKCIKSEAYADAVKYYTGAMPIFKAYGDSSFQECKRASEEAVAIIIKALQGKVFSDSESIQARAEAVMLLKQLDFPVNNLKVQLFKKLEEFLVDLHLESQEIRHSSSDLGGIPLSPSSCAHEASIREFAEAVRAYRVIFPDSEQQLFRLAKTLATKAPLLKTLGTLKPHNSTSRSSLPQQTLLACCKENDAYASFVSRALLEMLIHTWLKRNVSREDTVFFSWLISCKVAKLYMLY; via the exons AT GTTAGCAAAGTGCATCAAATCAGAAGCCTATGCTGATGCAGTAAAATACTATACAGGAGCCATGCCCATTTTCAAG GCATATGGGGACTCTTCATTTCAGGAGTGCAAACGAGCCTCAGAAGAAGCAGTTGCTATCATTATTAAAGCCTTGCAG GGCAAGGTATTCTCCGATTCCGAATCCATACAAGCCAGGGCAGAGGCTGTTATGCTCCTTAAGCAATTAGATTTTCCG GTTAATAATTTGAAGGTGCAACTCTTTAAAAAGTTAGAAGAGTTCCTTGTGGACCTTCATCTAGAATCTCAGGAAATAAGACATTCTTCATCAGACCTTGGGGGGATTCCGTTATCGCCTTCTTCTTGTGCTCATGAG GCTTCTATTCGTGAATTTGCTGAGGCTGTCCGCGCTTACCGAGTTATTTTCCCTGATTCCGAACAACAGCTCTTTAGACTTGCAAAAACCTTAGCTACAAA AGCACCTCTGTTGAAAACTTTAGGCACTTTGAAGCCACACAACAGTACATCAAGAAGCAGCTTGCCTCAGCAGACCTTGTTGGCATGTTGC AAGGAGAATGATGCTTATGCAAGCTTTGTCTCAAGAGCACTTTTGGAAATGTTGATCCATACATGGCTGAAACGCAATGTCTCTAGGGAGGATACTGTCTTCTTTTCTTGGTTAATTTCATGCAAGGTTGCTAAACTTTATATGTTGTATTAG
- the LOC104236055 gene encoding vacuolar protein sorting-associated protein 51 homolog isoform X3: MDEVLPKAGLRDFTFEAAHVAIKQYVASRFSHLLLDFSGTLVKVHDNQKGVIEEEYPLQAALEISKNALVQGSMDALLDFRRLLDENLEVLSALTDLIIDWVQEGFQDFFGKLNDQFLVLSGKKYSANQDLIFGEGDKVLPGLVLLLAQLSVFIEQNAITRISEEISSLSGGGSRGHDNGPAFIPAEICLIFQSAGEELLQHYISMKTRKILILLKKRFATPNWVKLDTILNEVKQILPEGLHHKHRRTDSNGSNTSSRSNPLRDDKLVRSNTQKARSQLFESHLAKLFKQKMEIFTKVEHTQESVVTAIIKLFLKSLQEFVRLQTFNRSGFQQIQLDIHFLKTTLKDTAEDEAAVDFLLDEVIVAAAERCLDPIPLQPAILDRLTQAKLSKNSEQSPTS, translated from the exons ATGGATGAAGTGCTGCCAAAGGCTGGTCTACGTGATTTTACATTTGAG GCTGCTCATGTTGCTATCAAACAATATGTTGCTAGCAGATTTAGTCATCTTCTGCTCGATTTTTCAG GCACTCTTGTAAAAGTTCATGATAATCAAAAGGGTGTAATTGAGGAAGAGTATCCTTTGCAGGCTGCCCTTGAGATCAGCAAAAATGCATTAGTTCAAGGCAGCATGGATGCCTTACTG GATTTTCGTCGACTTCTTGATGAGAACTTGGAAGTGCTATCAGCGTTGACAGACTTGATCATTGACTGGGTGCAAGAAGGATTTCAGGACTTCTTCGGGAAGCTTAATGATCAATTTCTCGTGCTGTCGGGAAAGAAATATTCAGCTAATCAGGACCTTATCTTTGGGGAGGGTGATAAAGTACTTCCTGGGCTTGTTCTTTTGCTGGCTCAGCTCTCTGTTTTCATTGAGCAAAATGCCATTACCAGAATTAGCGAG gaAATATCTTCTTTGTCTGGTGGTGGGTCTCGGGGCCATGACAATGGTCCAGCTTTTATTCCTGCAGAAATCTGTCTTATCTTTCAATCAGCTGGTGAAGAACTCTTGCAGCAT TATATAAGCATGAAAACTCGGAAGATACTGATTCTGTTGAAGAAGAGGTTTGCAACACCCAATTGGGTTAAG CTGGATACAATCCTTAATGAAGTAAAGCAAATATTGCCTGAAGGGCTCCACCATAAGCATCGGCGTACAGACAGCAACGGGAGTAATACATCTTCTCGTAGTAATCCATTGAGAGATGATAAATTGGTACGTTCAAATACCCAAAAGGCCAGGAGTCAGCTTTTTGAGTCCCATTTAGCAAAATTGTTCAAGCAGAAGATGGAAATTTTTACTAAAGTTGAACACACACAG GAATCCGTCGTAACTGCTATTATCAAACTTTTCTTGAAGAGTTTACAAGAATTTGTCCGACTTCAGACTTTTAACCGAAGTGGATTTCAACAAATTCAGCTGGACATTCATTTTCTTAAGACCACTCTTAAGGATACTGCTGAAGATGAAGCTGCTGTTGATTTTTTGCTTGATGAG GTAATTGTTGCTGCTGCTGAACGTTGTCTTGATCCCATTCCTTTGCAACCTGCTATCTTGGACAGGCTTACTCAAGCAAAGTTGTCTAAGAATTCTGAACAAAGTCCTACCTCATGA
- the LOC104211906 gene encoding uncharacterized protein, translating to MHLKCPWILAASKDGRSNNFKVKRYCPVHKYYKTNKNKLCNSRYLEKHYRDKIVCQPNMKVWELKKLIKDELDMYVGRSTIHRAREKILKEIISDVHAEFKRLYDYRDILLQTNSGTTCVVKVEDQGEGKLVFNSFYVCFYAMKKGWSEGCRRIIGLDGCFLKGICKGQLLVAVSKDGNNQMFPIAWAIVEVENSFTWTWFLKCVTHDLELQDGRDLTIMSDMKKGLLKAVSEVLPESEHRWCARHILANWSKDWRGLERRNNFWRCARASCVAELNFHLDSLNMLGNGICESLLRYNKETWCRTYFNCDRKCDIIDNNMCETFNAWILAARHKTIITMLEEIIVKMMERIGKLREFADTWICDISPIAMKVYQDNMAQSMRFTIKWNGEYGYEVEDTSLRVVLKYCVNMQAQTCTCRSWMLKGIPCAHAIAAMHFKNLDPINYISHWYHKSTYLKAYLTFIQPVSNMQMWPTSTNPPIEPPPIKKMPGRPKKKRRREETKHPTSGKLSRRGMEMTCSNCGGYGYNKRSCPKKARPADSTPANASYIQRCEGRGRGRRKRNCC from the exons ATGCATCTAAAATGTCCATGGATCTTGGCTGCAAGCAAAGATGGCAGATCCAACAATTTTAAGGTAAAAAGGTATTGCCCTGTCCACAAATAttacaaaacaaataaaaacaagCTTTGCAACTCCAGATACCTAGAAAAGCATTACAGGGATAAGATTGTGTGTCAACCAAATATGAAAGTTTGGGAGCTAAAGAAACTCATTAAGGATGAACTGGACATGTATGTTGGTAGGTCTACTATACATAGAGCTAGAGAAAAAATTCTAAAGGAGATAATAAGTGATGTGCATGCTGAGTTCAAGAGACTCTATGATTATAGAGATATTCTATTACAGACAAATTCAGGTACAACTTGTGTTGTGAAGGTAGAAGATCAAGGTGAAGGCAAGCTTGTCTTCAATTCATTTTATGTTTGCTTCTATGCTATGAAAAAAGGATGGTCTGAGGGTTGCAGAAGGATAATTGGCCTTGATGGTTGTTTTCTAAAAGGCATTTGTAAGGGTCAACTTCTTGTAGCAGTATCAAAGGATGGAAATAATCAGATGTTTCCTATAGCTTGGGCCATTGTAGAGGTTGAGAACAGTTTCACTTGGACATGGTTTCTGAAGTGTGTGACTCATGACTTAGAGCTTCAAGATGGAAGGGATCTTACTATCATGTCTGATATGAAAaag GGATTGCTTAAAGCTGTATCAGAAGTGTTGCCTGAAAGTGAACATAGGTGGTGTGCCAGACATATATTAGCAAACTGGTCCAAAGATTGGAGAGGATTAGAGAGGAGAAACAACTTCTGGAGGTGTGCTAGAGCATCATGTGTAGCAGAATTAAATTTTCACCTGGACAGTTTGAATATGCTTGGGAATGGGATATGTGAGAGCCTCTTGAGGTATAACAAGGAAACCTGGTGTAGAACATACTTCAACTGTGACAGGAAATGTGATATAATTGACAACAATATGTGCGAGACATTTAATGCTTGGATACTTGCTGCTCGACACAAGACAATTATCACAATGTTGGAGGAAATTATAGTGAAGATGATGGAGAGAATAGGAAAGTTGAGGGAGTTTGCAGATACATGGATATGTGATATATCCCCAATTGCTATGAAGGTGTATCAGGATAATATGGCCCAATCTATGAGGTTTACAATCAAGTGGAATGGTGAATATGGCTATGAGGTTGAGGATACCTCATTAAGAGTGGTGCTGAAGTATTGTGTGAATATGCAAGCTCAAACTTGTACATGCAGGTCATGGATGCTGAAGGGTATCCCTTGTGCTCATGCCATTGCTGCTATGCATTTCAAGAACCTTGACCCAATTAACTACATATCTCACTGGTACCACAAATCCACCTATCTGAAGGCATATTTAACATTCATCCAGCCTGTGTCAAACATGCAGATGTGGCCAACATCTACCAATCCACCAATTGAACCCCCACCAATTAAAAAGATGCCTGGCAgaccaaagaagaagagaagaagagaagaaactaAACATCCTACTTCTGGAAAGCTTTCAAGAAGGGGCATGGAGATGACTTGTTCAAACTGTGGTGGATATGGATACAACAAGAGGAGCTGCCCTAAGAAAGCAAGGCCTGCAGATTCTACTCCAGCAAATGCTTCATATATCCAAAGATGTGAAGGAAGAGGAAGAGGCAGA AGGAAGAGGAACTGCTGCTAG
- the LOC104236055 gene encoding vacuolar protein sorting-associated protein 51 homolog isoform X2 gives MDEVLPKAGLRDFTFEAAHVAIKQYVASRFSHLLLDFSGTLVKVHDNQKGVIEEEYPLQAALEISKNALVQGSMDALLDFRRLLDENLEVLSALTDLIIDWVQEGFQDFFGKLNDQFLVLSGKKYSANQDLIFGEGDKVLPGLVLLLAQLSVFIEQNAITRISEEISSLSGGGSRGHDNGPAFIPAEICLIFQSAGEELLQHYISMKTRKILILLKKRFATPNWVKHKEPREVHMFIDLLLQELDTILNEVKQILPEGLHHKHRRTDSNGSNTSSRSNPLRDDKLVRSNTQKARSQLFESHLAKLFKQKMEIFTKVEHTQSLQEFVRLQTFNRSGFQQIQLDIHFLKTTLKDTAEDEAAVDFLLDEVIVAAAERCLDPIPLQPAILDRLTQAKLSKNSEQSPTS, from the exons ATGGATGAAGTGCTGCCAAAGGCTGGTCTACGTGATTTTACATTTGAG GCTGCTCATGTTGCTATCAAACAATATGTTGCTAGCAGATTTAGTCATCTTCTGCTCGATTTTTCAG GCACTCTTGTAAAAGTTCATGATAATCAAAAGGGTGTAATTGAGGAAGAGTATCCTTTGCAGGCTGCCCTTGAGATCAGCAAAAATGCATTAGTTCAAGGCAGCATGGATGCCTTACTG GATTTTCGTCGACTTCTTGATGAGAACTTGGAAGTGCTATCAGCGTTGACAGACTTGATCATTGACTGGGTGCAAGAAGGATTTCAGGACTTCTTCGGGAAGCTTAATGATCAATTTCTCGTGCTGTCGGGAAAGAAATATTCAGCTAATCAGGACCTTATCTTTGGGGAGGGTGATAAAGTACTTCCTGGGCTTGTTCTTTTGCTGGCTCAGCTCTCTGTTTTCATTGAGCAAAATGCCATTACCAGAATTAGCGAG gaAATATCTTCTTTGTCTGGTGGTGGGTCTCGGGGCCATGACAATGGTCCAGCTTTTATTCCTGCAGAAATCTGTCTTATCTTTCAATCAGCTGGTGAAGAACTCTTGCAGCAT TATATAAGCATGAAAACTCGGAAGATACTGATTCTGTTGAAGAAGAGGTTTGCAACACCCAATTGGGTTAAG CACAAAGAGCCCAGGGAAGTTCATATGTTCATTGATCTGCTTCTCCAGGAG CTGGATACAATCCTTAATGAAGTAAAGCAAATATTGCCTGAAGGGCTCCACCATAAGCATCGGCGTACAGACAGCAACGGGAGTAATACATCTTCTCGTAGTAATCCATTGAGAGATGATAAATTGGTACGTTCAAATACCCAAAAGGCCAGGAGTCAGCTTTTTGAGTCCCATTTAGCAAAATTGTTCAAGCAGAAGATGGAAATTTTTACTAAAGTTGAACACACACAG AGTTTACAAGAATTTGTCCGACTTCAGACTTTTAACCGAAGTGGATTTCAACAAATTCAGCTGGACATTCATTTTCTTAAGACCACTCTTAAGGATACTGCTGAAGATGAAGCTGCTGTTGATTTTTTGCTTGATGAG GTAATTGTTGCTGCTGCTGAACGTTGTCTTGATCCCATTCCTTTGCAACCTGCTATCTTGGACAGGCTTACTCAAGCAAAGTTGTCTAAGAATTCTGAACAAAGTCCTACCTCATGA
- the LOC104236055 gene encoding vacuolar protein sorting-associated protein 51 homolog isoform X1, with protein sequence MDEVLPKAGLRDFTFEAAHVAIKQYVASRFSHLLLDFSGTLVKVHDNQKGVIEEEYPLQAALEISKNALVQGSMDALLDFRRLLDENLEVLSALTDLIIDWVQEGFQDFFGKLNDQFLVLSGKKYSANQDLIFGEGDKVLPGLVLLLAQLSVFIEQNAITRISEEISSLSGGGSRGHDNGPAFIPAEICLIFQSAGEELLQHYISMKTRKILILLKKRFATPNWVKHKEPREVHMFIDLLLQELDTILNEVKQILPEGLHHKHRRTDSNGSNTSSRSNPLRDDKLVRSNTQKARSQLFESHLAKLFKQKMEIFTKVEHTQESVVTAIIKLFLKSLQEFVRLQTFNRSGFQQIQLDIHFLKTTLKDTAEDEAAVDFLLDEVIVAAAERCLDPIPLQPAILDRLTQAKLSKNSEQSPTS encoded by the exons ATGGATGAAGTGCTGCCAAAGGCTGGTCTACGTGATTTTACATTTGAG GCTGCTCATGTTGCTATCAAACAATATGTTGCTAGCAGATTTAGTCATCTTCTGCTCGATTTTTCAG GCACTCTTGTAAAAGTTCATGATAATCAAAAGGGTGTAATTGAGGAAGAGTATCCTTTGCAGGCTGCCCTTGAGATCAGCAAAAATGCATTAGTTCAAGGCAGCATGGATGCCTTACTG GATTTTCGTCGACTTCTTGATGAGAACTTGGAAGTGCTATCAGCGTTGACAGACTTGATCATTGACTGGGTGCAAGAAGGATTTCAGGACTTCTTCGGGAAGCTTAATGATCAATTTCTCGTGCTGTCGGGAAAGAAATATTCAGCTAATCAGGACCTTATCTTTGGGGAGGGTGATAAAGTACTTCCTGGGCTTGTTCTTTTGCTGGCTCAGCTCTCTGTTTTCATTGAGCAAAATGCCATTACCAGAATTAGCGAG gaAATATCTTCTTTGTCTGGTGGTGGGTCTCGGGGCCATGACAATGGTCCAGCTTTTATTCCTGCAGAAATCTGTCTTATCTTTCAATCAGCTGGTGAAGAACTCTTGCAGCAT TATATAAGCATGAAAACTCGGAAGATACTGATTCTGTTGAAGAAGAGGTTTGCAACACCCAATTGGGTTAAG CACAAAGAGCCCAGGGAAGTTCATATGTTCATTGATCTGCTTCTCCAGGAG CTGGATACAATCCTTAATGAAGTAAAGCAAATATTGCCTGAAGGGCTCCACCATAAGCATCGGCGTACAGACAGCAACGGGAGTAATACATCTTCTCGTAGTAATCCATTGAGAGATGATAAATTGGTACGTTCAAATACCCAAAAGGCCAGGAGTCAGCTTTTTGAGTCCCATTTAGCAAAATTGTTCAAGCAGAAGATGGAAATTTTTACTAAAGTTGAACACACACAG GAATCCGTCGTAACTGCTATTATCAAACTTTTCTTGAAGAGTTTACAAGAATTTGTCCGACTTCAGACTTTTAACCGAAGTGGATTTCAACAAATTCAGCTGGACATTCATTTTCTTAAGACCACTCTTAAGGATACTGCTGAAGATGAAGCTGCTGTTGATTTTTTGCTTGATGAG GTAATTGTTGCTGCTGCTGAACGTTGTCTTGATCCCATTCCTTTGCAACCTGCTATCTTGGACAGGCTTACTCAAGCAAAGTTGTCTAAGAATTCTGAACAAAGTCCTACCTCATGA